Part of the Arthrobacter globiformis genome is shown below.
TCAGCGCGGTATTCCTGCTCATTGCACTCATAGGCGGGCTCATCGGCCTCCGGAAGTTCAAGCGCGCCATGCCGCTGATTCCGGAGGACACGGTCCGCGGCCTCAAGCATGATCTGGGCATTGCCAAGGAGGGCTCGGACTTCGACGCCGCCGTGCTTGATCCCAAATCGCCCCAGGCCAAGGCCGCGGCCGAAGCAAAGGCTGCCGAGAAGGCCCGGGCCAAGGCTGATAAAGAAGCTACGAAGGCGGCTGAAGCAGTGGACATTCCTGTGGCCACCGAGCCTGAACTCCGCCGCCGGCTGAAGCAGCGCCGTGAACACCTGACCGGCGTGCGGGACGAGCTTGGCGAGGAACTGGACGTGAAGACCCAGGCCCAGGCCCTGCTCGGCGTCGCAAAGCACCGCGCCGCGGAGGGCAACGAGAAGTTCCAGGAGGCGCGCGAACGTGCCGCAGAACGCTTCGGCGCCCTGTCGGCATCGGCCCGCTCCGGGGCTTCGGAGGCCTCGCTGCCCGGCCAGTTGGGGGCACGCTGGAAGCCGCTGCTTGCCCTCGCAGCCTCAACCGCCGTCCTGCTCGCGCTGCTGCGGAAGCTCTTCAAGAGCTGAGCCTTGCCCTGAACGAAGACTGTAAGAGGCCCGCCGGCCGTGGAGAGGGAGGCCTGATGAGATTCATCGGCGCTGGTTCCCGTCCCGGCCGGCCGCATGTCGATCGCGATCTGGTCTTTACCGTCCCCAACCTCCTTACGGTACTGCGCTTCATGGGCGTGCCGATCTTCATCTGGCTTGTGCTGGCCCAGAAGGAGTACGGATTGGCCGTGCTGGTGTTGGCCATCATGGGCAGCACGGACTGGGTGGACGGCTACGTCGCCAGGCGGTTCAACCAGGCCTCCAAACTGGGGCGCGTCCTGGACCCCATCGCCGACCGGCTGGCCCTGATTGCCGTTGCGGTCACCCTGGTGATAGCCGGCGTCGTGCAGTGGTGGTACCTGGCAGCGCTGGTGGTTCCCGATGCCGTCCTGCTGGGCATGTCCCTGTTCTATTTCCGCAGCCACCCCGACCTTCCCGTCAGCCTGGTGGGCAAGGCCCGCACCGGCCTGCTGCTGCTGGGAACTCCGCTCCTGGTGCTGTCCAAGCTGTCCATTCCGTTCGCCGGAGCATGGTTGGTCGCGGCATGGGTGGTTCTGGGGCTGGGGCTCGTTGGCCACTGGATTGCTGCCTACAACTATTTCTGGGCGATCCGCCGCAAAGGGAAAATGCAGACGGCCGACGACGGCGGGAACGGCTGATGGTCTGGGTTGCGGTTTTGCTTGCGGTCATGGGCGCCTTTTGCCTCGCCTTCGGTGCCCAGCGCCAGGGCAGTGCCGTCAAGGCGGACACCGGCGGTCTTGCGCTGAGCTCCAACGGTTTCCTGCGCCTCCTGCGGAACCCCCGGTGGGTCTTCGGCCTCCTCCTGCTCTGCATGGGTATGGCGATGAACTCCGTAGCACTGGTCACGGCACCCCTCACCGTGGTGCAGCCCATTGGCGCCATCGCCCTGGTGGTCACCACCGTGGTCAATTCCAAGGACCAGGGCCTGAGTATCAATCGTGCCACTGTGGTAGCAATCACCTTGTGCGTGACGGGATCGGCGCTGTTCGTCCTGCTGGCCGTCAACGTCACGCAGGAAAGCCACCTTGTCACGCCTGAAGACGAACTAACGGTTGTGCTGCTGCTTTCCCTGGCGGTGGGCATCTTCGGCAGCCTCGCCGCCATGTTCAAACACCATATGAGCGCGTTTATTTACATCCTGGGTGCCGGCATCCTGTTCGGCTTCGTGGCCGTGCTGACCCGGATCATCGGCAAACACCTGCTGGACCCGAACGGCCTGGTCCTGCTGAACGTACCGTGGTATTCAGTGGTTGCCATCGCAGCGGCCGGGGGACTGGGGTCCTGGTTCGTCCAGAGCGCATACTCCACCGGTCCGCCCGATCTGGTGATTGCCGGTCTCACCGTGATCGACCCTATTGTGGGCATCGCGATCGGCATCACGATCCTTGGCGAACTGCGCCCCGATGTCCACGCCGTCTTGGCTATTGCCATGGGTACGGCGGCAACCCTTGCTATCGTGGGGGTAATTGCCCTTTCAAGACACCATCCCGAGGTCACCAAACGGAAGAAGGACGTTCGGAAGGCCACGGGCAGGGCGTCCCACTAGCCGGTTTTTACTGCGGACCAGGCAAGAATGTGCCGGTGCATCACGTGCCGGCACCGGCCGGTGTGGTCAGCCGCAGCCGACCACCATGACCACCAGGAGCTTTCTACGTGACCATGCCCGACGCCCAGCGTCCACTGACCATCCTTATCGCGGCCGACACGTACCCGCCACACGTTAACGGAGCCGCCCAGTTCGGCTACCGGCTGGCCAAAGGCATGACGGCTCGCGGACACGACGTCCACGTGCTGGCCTGCCGGCAGGATAAGGGCAAGAGCTTTACGGAGTTCCGCGCCGAAGCCACTGTTCACCGACTCCGCTCGCACGGCGTTTTCACGCACGAATACTTCAGGGTCTGTTTCCCGTGGGAGATCAAGAAGGAAATCAGCCTCCTGTTCGACAAGGTCCAGCCGGACGTAGTGCACATCCAAAGCCACTACATGATCGGCGAGCACGTCCTGTATGAGGCACTGAAGCGCGGCATCCGCATCGTCGCCACCAACCACTTCATGCCGGAGAACCTCAACCCGTTCCTGCCGTTTCCGCAGTGGTTCAAGGACATCATCGGGAAGATCTCCTGGAAGGACATGGGGAAGGTCATGGGCCAGGCGGACGTCGTTACGACGCCCACGCCGCTCGCCGCGAAGGCGATGCACCAGCATGCCTTCCTGCGCAAGGTGCTGCCGCTGTCCAACGGCATCGACTCCGCAGCGTATGAGCCCAAGCCGGACGAAGGCATTGAGCCGCACGAACACCCGACGGTGCTGTTCGCGGGCCGCTTGGCTGAGGAGAAGCACGTTGACGTGCTGATCAAGGCGGTCGCCGCCACCCCTGCCGACCTGAATGTCCATCTTGAAATCGTCGGCGGCGGCGAAGTGCGCCCGTCGCTCGAGGCCCTGGTGGAACGGCTCGGACTACAGAACCGGGTGAAGTTCCTCGGCCTGGCCAGCGATGACGAACTCCGTGAGGCCTACATCCGGGCCGACCTGTTCTGCATGCCCGGTACCGCGGAACTGCAGTCGCTGGTCACGCTGGAGGCCATGTCGGCATCAACGCCGGTCCTGCTGGCGGACGCCATGGCCCTTCCGCACCTTGTGCGCGATGGCGAGAATGGCTACCTGTTCACGCCGAATGACAGCGCGGACCTCTCAGCGAAAATCACCCGCATTTTCCGCTTGCCGGCAGAGGAGCGGAAAGCCATGGGCGACGCCAGCCGCTGCATGGTGGAACCCCACAGCATCCAGGGGACGCTGCAGACGTTTGAGGATCTGTACTACGGGGCAAACTACGAGGACAAGGTCGTCTAGGCTCCAGGTCGTCTGACGGCCAGCGTTGTCTGAAGTGGTCTGAAGCCCTCCGCCGGTTTGCTAGAGTGAATCTGCCCAGCCGACGACGGGCCCCTCACGGGCCGCCGCTGGCCGGGCGCACCCTCCCGGTAGTCGGGGCCGGTGCACGGGGCTATAGCTCAGCTGGTTAGAGCGCGGGACTCATAATCCTAAGGTCCTCGGTTCAAGTCCGAGTAGCCCTACCCTCAGGGCCCTGATCTGCGTCTGCGCGGATCAGGGCTCTTTCCCTTTTCCGCTGCGCTGGGATATGTTACTGACCAGTAACTATTCCGCCGGCGCCGTGTTGTTCCGCGGCTGCCGGCCACTGCGAAGGAGCGCCATGTCCGCCGTTGAAACCGACATCAACAGCCTGCCCTACGCCGACGGCGACTTCTTCTTCTTCGAACAGCTGCTCAGTCTCAAGGAGCGGGACAGGCTGGCCGAGGTCCGCTCCTTCCTGGCCCGGGAAGTGAAGCCGATTGCTGTGGACTGCTGGAACCGCGGCGAATTTCCAATGGACCTGATTCCAAGGCTGGCCGAGCTCGACCTCGTCAGCCCGGTGCGGCGCCAAGGCTACTCCAACCTCTTCGCCGGCATCGTTCACGCGGAGGTTACCCGCGCAGACACGTCCATTGCCACCTTCATGGGTGTGCACGACGGGCTTTTCACCGGCTCCATCGAAGCCCTGGCTTCCAGGGAGCAGCAGGATGCCTGGCTGCCCGACATCTACTCGCTGCGCAAGATCGGGGCCTTTGGGCTGACGGAGCCCCTGGGTGGTTCCGACGTCGCCGGCGGCACGCGCACCACTGCAAGGCGGGACGGCGACCGCTGGATCCTCAACGGTGCCAAGCGCTGGATCGGCAACGCAACATTCTCCGACTGGGTAGTGGTCTATGCGCGCGATGTGGCCGACAACCAGGTCAAGGCTTTCCTCGTGGACACGGCGCTGCCGGGGTTTAATGCAACGAAGATCGAGAACAAGATCTCGCTGCGGACCGTGCAGAACGCGGACATCACCCTTGAAAATGTGGTGATGCCGGACTTCTTCAAGCTGGCCAACGCCAACAGCTTCCGCGATACCAACAAGGTCCTGAAGGTCACCCGCCTCGCCGTGGCCTGGCAGGCAGTGGGCCAGCAGCTCGCCGCCTTCGACGTGGCCCGGCGCTACGCCGTGGAGCGGCACCAGTTCGGGCGCCCGCTGGCCTCCTTCCAGCTGGTGCAGAGCCAGCTGGTCCAGATCCTGGGGAACGCAGTCAGCTCCATGGGCATGATGGTGCGGCTCGCCCAGCTCGAGGATGCAGGCCAGGCCAAGGATGAGCAGTCGGCCCTCGCCAAGGCCTTCACCACCGCGCGGATGCGGGAAAGCGTGGCAATCGGCCGCAGCCTCCTCGGCGGAAACGGCATTGTGACGGACTTCGAGATGGCGAAGATCTTCGCCGACGCCGAGGCGATCTACTCCTACGAGGGCACCCACGAAGTGAACACCCTGGTGGCCGGCCGGGCCGTCACCGGCGTCTCCGCGATCGTCTAGGTCAGTTCAGCGGCAGCAGCACAGAGGGCCGCAGGTCCAGGATGAAGGACAGCGGATTGAGGTACTCCTCTCCGCGGCGGACGCCCCAGTGCACGCAAGGTGAAGAGCCGCAGTGGCCGGCCAGCAGGGTGCCCACCACGGCGCCCTTGGCCACGGAAGCGCCCTTCTTGAGCGTGCTCCGCACCGGTTCGAAGCTGCTGCGCAGCCCATTGCCGTGATCAATGGTGATGACGGGCCGGTCCACCACCACGCCCACAAAGCTGACGGTGCCGGACTCCGGGGCGGTGACCGGACCGCCGTCGGACGCGGATCCAAGGTCCACGCCCCGGTGCCCGCTCAGCCACGGCTTGTCCGGGAGATCGAACGGGCGCAGAACCGCCGGCCGTGGCGCAAGTGGCCAGCTCCAGCCCGATGGCGCCGGCGTAGTGGCCCGGGCGGGGGAAGCTGCTGGTAAAGCGAACGGCGCGGGTGCAGCGGAAGGTGCGGCGGCCGCCGTCGTGAGCAGGAGCAGCGCCGCCATCACATAAGCTCTCATGTTCCCAGCATGGGCGCCCGATCCGCCGGCCGGAACGGGGCCTTTGGCCTATGTGGAAAACGCCGGCCGGCGCAGCAGAACCGGTGCATTTGCCGCGGTCCGCTGTAGTACACTTGGTGGAGCAGTTTGCTGTGCCCTCAACGCATTCCATTTCGTGGCTAGCGTCAGCACGCCCCATTCAGGAGTGCGGGGGAGCAGCAGCTGACTACGCGTATCCAGCCCTCCACAACCGGTAAGCAGTTGCTTGCTGGTGCGGAGGATTGTGCCTCTTGCGGTCAGGCCCGGCAACGGTCCTGATGAGATGTGCAATGGATGCCAGGAGCTTGTGCCCTCCGGGCCAGGCTAAATAACCGTCAACTATTGGCAGGGTAAGAGCGGCCGCGGCCGCTCTCATGAATGACCTGCCGGAAGGAGCGTCGGCATGCCCGTCGTAACCATGCGCCAGCTGCTTGACAGCGGCGTCCACTTTGGACACCAGACCCGCCGTTGGAACCCGAAGATGAAGCGCTTCATCTTCACCGAGCGCAACGGCATCTACATCATTGACCTCCAGCAGTCGCTGTCCTACATCGACCGCGCCTACGAGTTCGTCAAGGCCACCGTTGCCCACGGCGGCACCGTGCTGTTCGTCGGCACCAAGAAGCAGGCTCAGGAAGCCATCGCCGAGCAGGCCACCCGCGTTGGCCAGCCGTACGTCAACCAGCGTTGGCTCGGCGGTATGCTCACCAACTTCCAGACTGTTGCCAAGCGTATCCAGCGCATGAAGGAACTCGAAGAGATCGACTTCGACGACGTCGCCGGCTCCGCTTACACCAAGAAGGAACTGCTGCTTCTGCGCCGCGAGCTCACCAAGCTCGAGTCCAACCTCGGCGGTATCCGCAACCTGACCAAGGCACCGTCCGTGCTGTGGGTTGTTGACACCAAGAAGGAGCACCTGGCTGTTGACGAGGCCAAGAAGCTCAACATTCCGGTTGTGGCCATCCTGGACACCAACTGCGATCCGGACGAAGTCGACTTCCCGATCCCGGGCAACGACGACGCCATCCGCTCCGTGAACCTCCTGACCCGCGTTGTTGCTGACGCCGTTGCTGAGGGCCTGATCGCCCGTAACCAGCGCGCAACCGGCACCACCGAGACCCCGGAAGAGCCGCTGGCTGAGTGGGAGCGCGAGCTCCTCGAAGGCAGCAAGACCGAGGAAGCTCCGGCTGCCGAGGCTGCTCCGGCCGCCGAGGAAGCTCCGGCTGCCGAGGCTGCTCCGGCCGCAGAGGAAGCCCCGGCTGCCGAGGCTGCTCCGGCCGCAGAGGAAGCTCCGGCTGCTGCCGAGGGCACCGACTCCGCGAAGTAACAACTTCATCGGGATTTCCGGGCGCTGTCCGCAGCGCCCGGGCAACTGACAGGATGGCAGCTCACCGAGTGAGCTGCCGTCCTGTCGGTCCGTACACACAAAAATTTTCTAGACAGAGGGGTTCACATGGCGAACTACACTGCCGCTGATATCAAGGCTCTGCGCGAGCGCACGGGCGCCGGCATGATGGATGTCAAGAAGGCTCTCGACGAAGCCAACGGCGACGCCGAGAAGGCAATCGAGATCATTCGCATCAAGGGCCTCAAGGGCGCCACCAAGCGCGAAGGCCGCTCCACCGCTGAAGGCCTGGTTGCTGCCAAGGTTGCGGGCGGCGTCGGCGTAATGATCGAAGTCAACTGCGAAACCGACTTCGTCGCCAAGGCTGACAAGTTCATCCAGCTGGCCGACAAGGTCCTGGCCATCGCCGTCGAGTCCGGCGCTGCTGACCTCGAAACCCTGCTCGGCACCGATGTTGACGGCAAGCCGCTGTCCGAGGTTGTCGTCGAAGAGGGCGCTATCCTCGGCGAAAAGGTCGTTGTCCGCCGCATCTCCCGCATCGAGGGCGCCACGGTCGACGCTTACCTGCACAAGACGTCCAAGGACCTCCCGGCCCAGGTCGGCGTCCTGTTCGCTGTTGACGGCGAAGGCGAAGCAGCTGCCACCGCCGCGCACGATGTTGCCGTTCACGTTGCCGCTATGGCTCCGAACTACCTCTCCCGTGAGGACGTTCCGGCCGAGCTCGTCGAGTCCGAGCGCCGCATCGCCGAGGAAACCGCAAAGGCCGAGGGCAAGCCCGAAGCTGCGATGACCAAGATCGTCGAAGGCCGCGTTACCGGCTTCTACAAGGGTGAGGTCCTGGTTGACCAGGCTTTCGCCAAGGACGCCAAGAAGTCTGTGGCGCAGGTCCTCGAAGAGGCCGGCGTCAAGGGAACCGCCTTCACGCGTTTCCGCGTCGGCTCCTAGTCTGACACGCAAGGGGGTGGCCACTTCGGTGGCCGCCCCTTTTGCATGCACCGGCCATATAAGAAATGTGAGCGCTGGCCGGATGCGCGATAACCTAGCTCAGAGTTCACCAACCGGAAGGCACCATGGAAGCCGTCAATACTCCCGTCCAGTCAGAGAAGAGCAGGCGTCGGGTTCTCCTGAAGCTGTCCGGTGAAGTCTTCGGCGGCGGCAAGCTGGGCGTCGACCCGGACACCGTCCGCGCAGTAGCCAAGCAGATCGCTGCCGCCGTTCCCGACGTCGAGGTTGCCATCGTGGTTGGCGGCGGTAACTTCTTCCGGGGTGCCGAGCTGTCCCAGAGCGGCATGGACCGTTCGCGTGCCGACTACATGGGCATGCTGGGAACCGTCATGAACTGCCTCGCCCTGCAGGACTTCCTGGAGCAGGCCGGTGTTGAAACCCGGGTCCAGAGCGCCATCACCATGGGACAGGTGGCCGAGGCCTACATTCCGCGCCGCGCCATCCGCCACATGGAGAAGAACCGCGTGGTCATCTTCGGTGCGGGCGCAGGCCTGCCGTACTTCTCCACGGACACCGTGGCCGCCCAGCGTGCACTCGAGGTGCACGCCGACGTGGTGCTCATGGCCAAGAGCGGCGTGGACGGCGTGTACACCGCCGACCCGAAGAAGGACCCGAGCGCTGAGAAGCTGGAAAAGCTGAGCTACGACGACGCACTGCGCCGCGACATCCGCGTCATGGACCAGACCGCCATGACCATGTGCAAGGACAACAAGCTCTCCATGGTGGTGTTCGGCATGGAAGGCGAAGGCAACGTCACGCGGGCCATCCGCGGAGAAAAGCTGGGAACACTGGTCACGCCCTAGTTACAGCTAGGATATTTCTAGGATGGTTCCGCCCATTGGGCGGGACCAGGATTGTGAAATGCCCCGGTTGGCCGGGGAACGAATTTCTGAGGAGAGACCGTGATCGAAGAAACCTTGCTCGAAGCCGGGGACAAGATGGACAAGGCTGTTGAGGTAGCCAAGGAAGACTTCGCCTCGATCCGGACGGGCCGCGCCACACCCGGCCTGTACAACAAGGTCATGGTGGAGTACTACGGGACCCCCACCCCGCTGCAGCAGCTGGCATCCTTCGCGGTTCCCGATGCCCGCACCATCCTCATCACCCCCTACGACAAGACCGCCCTGCGCGACATCGAGCGGGCACTGAGCGATTCCGAGGTTGGCGCCAACCCGTCCAACGACGGCAACGTCATCCGCATCACCATCCCGGAGTTGACGAAGGAACGCCGCAAGGAATACGTCAAGATCGTCAAGTCCAAGGGCGAGGACGCCAAGGTGTCCATCCGTAACATCCGCCGCAAGGCCAAGGAAACTTTGGACCGGCTTGTCAAGGACGGCGAAGCCGGCGAGGACGAGGGCACCCGCGGCGAAAAGGAACTCGACATGATCACGAAGCAGCACGTCGAGGGAATCGACGAGCTCCTCAAGCGCAAGGAAGCTGAGCTGCTCGAGGTCTGATGGGCCAGGCACAGCAGGCCCCCGGTGCGCGGGCCCGAACACGGACCCGCCAGCCAAGGCCCAACCCCACCCCTGGGGCCGGGCGCAACCTGCCGGCCGCAATCGCCGTGGGCCTCGCCATGCTCCTTGCGGTGCTCGGCGGGCTGCTCTTCCTGCCGCTTGGCTTTGTTGCCGTCGTCACTGCCTTCGCCGCCTTCGGCGTGTGGGAGGTCTTCCGCGCGCTCGAAGCGAATGGCACGCGCCTGCCCATCGTGCCGGTCATGGTGGGCACGGTGGCCATGCCGTTCTCGGCCTACTTCGGCGGGCTGGAAAGCCTGCTGTTCGCGATGCTCGCCAGCAGTGTGGCGGCGCTGCTGTGGCGGTCGGTGGAAAGCGCGACGGGTTCGTCCCGCAGCATTTTCGCCGGGGTTTTCACCCTCGCCTGGGTGCCCTTCCTGATCAGCTTTGCCGCGCTGCCGCTGCACGTGGAAGGCGGCGCCTCCCCGGTGGGGCCGTGGCCCGGCGGAACAGTGCCGGAGGGCGCGTGGCAGATCGTCATCCTGCTGCTCCTGGTGGTTTCCAACGACACGTTCGGTTACCTCGTGGGCGCCCGGCTGGGCAAGCACCCCATGGCGCCAAAGATCAGCCCGAAGAAGTCCTGGGAAGGGTTCGCCGGATCCATCGCCGGCGCCATGGTCGTCGGGATCCTGGCCAGCATCTTCCTGCTGAACAAGCCCTGGTGGGTGGGCGTCGTGCTGGCGGTCGGCATGGTGGCGGCCGCCACCGCCGGAGACCTCGCCGAATCGATGGTCAAACGCGAACTCGGCGTCAAGGACATGAGCAGCATCCTGCCAGGACACGGCGGGGTGATGGACCGGCTGGACTCGATCGTGTTCGCGTCGCCGGTGGCCTTCATGCTGTTCGTCCTGTTTTCCGGGGCCTGAGTTTCCCAGACTTGTTTTTCCCAGCAGGGGCTTCCCGGCATGTGCCTCCGGCACCCGGCCCTCCGGAACGCCCTAGAATAGTGCGGTTACGACCCGCCGAAGAAGTATCGAAGGAAACATGGTGAGAGTGGACAGCAAGCGGCAGATTCCGGCGTCGTTCGAACGCGTGGCGCGGACGGACTACGGCTACAACGCCAAGCAGGTGGACCAGTTCCTGCAGCAGGCCCGCGTGTCACTGGAGACGCCCGAGGCTGCCACCCACCCCGTCAAAAGCGCCGATGTCCGGTCCGTCTCCTTTGACCCCGTCAAGGGCGGATACTCGGCCATCGCCGTGGACGCCGCACTTGACCGGCTTGAAGACGCCTTCGCCCGCCGGGAACGGGACGACCTCATCGCCGAACGGGGCGAGGACGCCTGGCTCCGGCAGATCGGGCAGCTTTCCGGGACACTCCGCGGCCGCCTGCACCGGCCCGACGGCGAGAAGTTCCGTCGCCCGGTCAAGAAAAACGCACGCAGCTACAACACCAAAGATGTGGACGCCCTGTGCCGGGACCTGATCGGCTACCTGGAACAGGACAAGCCCCTCAGCGTTGACAACGTGCGCCGGGCCGTCTTCCGGCCTGCCGCCGGCAAGGAGGGCTACGAGGAGACCCAGGTGGACGCCTTCCTCGACCGTGCGGTCGAGCTCATGGCCGCCATCGACTGACGGCCTGGCCGCTCGGTTGGCCTGGCCGCTCGGCGTTGGCCTGGCCGCTCAGCGGTCCGTAACCAGCGGCCGCTCGGGCGTGTGCAGCCTGGTCATCACCCTGGTGATGGTCCGCGGCACCCGGGAACTGGTGGCACGCGAGGTCAGGACCATCACGGTGAAGGCTGCCGGCACGGTCCATGCGGCGGGCTGTGCCAGCCATGGCGGCGTCCCCGTTACGCCGAGCACCGTCCCCGCCGCCATGGCGCCGCCGCACAGCAGGCCACCGGTCATCATTCCGGCGATGGCGCCGGCGTCGGTCAGGCCTCGCCACCAGATGCCGAGCAGCAGGACCGGGCAGATCGTGGACGCCGTGAAGGCGAAGACCAGGCCCACGCTCCCGGCGAGGGCCAGTGAGTCCGTCATGAGCGCCAGACCCAGCGGAACGATGATCGAGACCAGGGCCGCCACCCGGAAGCCGCGCACACTGCCGCCGAGGACGTCCTGGCTGATCACACCGGCCAGCGAGACGACGAGCCCGGACGTTGTGGACAGGAAGGCGGCGAAGGCCCCTGCCACGACGAGCGCGGACAACAGGTCGCCGGCCGGGCCCCCGACGAGGCGGCTTGGAAGCAGCAGCACCAGGGCATCCGCCTGCCCCGCCCGTGCCAGGTCCGGGGCGAACAGGCGCCCGGCCAGTCCGTACGCCGTCGGAAACAGATAGAAGACAGACAGCAGGCCCAGCACGATCAGCGTGGTCCGGCGCGCCGATTGCCCGTCGGGATTGGTGTAGAAGCGGACCAGGACATGGGGCAGTCCCAGCGTTCCGAACAGCAGGGCAACGAGCAGTGAGATGCTCTGGTAGGGGCTGGCCGGATCCGCCCCACCCGGGTTCGCGGCCACTGCCGCCAGGGCTGGAGCGCCATCCTCCGCCAGGACCAGCAAAATGAAGATGAGGGGCACGGCCAGTGCCGTGAGCTTCAGCCAGAACTGGAAGGCCTGGACGAACGTGATGGAGCGCATGCCGCCGGCCACCACGGTTAGGCACACCACCACCACGACGGCGGTCGAACCGGTCCAGGACGGCAGGCCAGTGGTGGTCCGGATGGTCAGGGCAGCGCCGTGCAGCTGCGGGACGATGTAAAGCCAGCCCACCATGACCACAGCAAGGCTGGTGACACGGCGCACGGCCCGCGAATCGAGCCTGGCTTCGGTGAAATCGGGGATGGTGTAAGCACCGGAGCGCCGGAGCGGCGCGGCCACAAACAGCAGAAGCATCAGGTACCCGGCGGTGTAGCCCACGGGGTACCACAGGGCATCCGTGCCGGACAGCAGGATCAGGCCGGCCACGCCCAGGAAACTCGCGGCGGAGAGATATTCCCCGCCGATGGCTGACGCGTTCCACCAAGGCGGCACGGTTCGGGAGGCGACATAGAAGTCACCGGTGGTGCGGGAGATCCGCAGTCCGTAGAAGCCGATCACTGCCGTCGCCACGGAAACGGCGGCCACCGCCGCGATGCCCACTGCCGGATTCACTGGAGGATCACTTTCCGGAGCATTACTTTTCCCCGGCGAGGTCGCAGTAACGGGCTTCGTTCCGTGCCGCGCTGCGGATGTACAGCCAGGCGCTGATCCCGGTCACAGGGTAGATCCCGGCACCCAGCAGGAGCCAGTCGAACGGGATCCCCGCAATCCGGGTTTGCGCCAGCCCCGGTGTGGCGGCAAGCAGCAGCGGAAAGGCGCCGAGGATCAGCAGGAAGCCGCCGGCCACCACCAGGGCAAGCCGGAGCTGGGAGCGGATCAGCGAGCGGACGAACACCTGGCCGACGGCCGACTCCTCGGCGGACTCGCGCGGCTCGGCCGAGGAGCCGGCCAAACTGCGGGCTGCCGACCGGGGCGCCGTGACCCTGACGCGCGTCATGCCTGCGGCCGGATCCTGGTTGCCTCAAGTTTCTCGCGGACGGCCGGCAGGTGCCGCCGGCTGATCGGCAGTTCGGCGTCCTCGACGGAGACGCTGGGGCGGACCGCGGCGAGCTTGAGGTGGGAGACGTGGGCGAGGGCCACCAGATAGGACCGGTGGGTGCGGATGAAGCCCGCGTCCGCCCACTGCTGTTCCAGGTCGGCGAGGGGAACCCGGATCAGGTAGCTGGCATCGGCGGTGTGGAGGCGGGCATAGTCACCCTGCGCCTGGACGTACGTGACGTCGTCGCGCCGGATCATCCTGGTGGTGCCGCCCTGGTCCACGGTAATCATCTCCGGCGTGGCACCGCCATCGCGGATCAGTTCACTGATCCGGCCCACGGAGCGGGCCAACCGCTTGGCCCGAACGGGCTTCAGGAGATAGTCGACGGCCGCAAGCTCGAATGCCTCCAGCGCGCACTCCTCGTCGGCTGTCACGAAAACGACGGCGGGCGGCCGGCTGCTGCGGGAAATGGCCCGGGCGATGTCCAGGCCGGACACCGCCGGCATGTGAATGTCCAGGAAGACGGCGTCCACGGCCTCGGCTTCGAGGACACGCAGCGCCTCGGCGCCGGAGGAGGCGCGCAGGATGGTGCCGATCCTCTCGTCGCGGCCCAGGAGGAAGGCAAGCTCCTCAACTGCCGGGAGTTCGTCGTCGGCGACGAGAACGTTAATCATGGTCCTAGGTTATCTTTCGGGCCCGCTGCTTCGGCCAAAACTCGTCAGGCATCAGCATATTTAGGCATCGTGGTCCGGCTGCGACTTCGGGACCCGCATGGTGATGAGCGTGCCCTC
Proteins encoded:
- a CDS encoding DMT family transporter, which encodes MVWVAVLLAVMGAFCLAFGAQRQGSAVKADTGGLALSSNGFLRLLRNPRWVFGLLLLCMGMAMNSVALVTAPLTVVQPIGAIALVVTTVVNSKDQGLSINRATVVAITLCVTGSALFVLLAVNVTQESHLVTPEDELTVVLLLSLAVGIFGSLAAMFKHHMSAFIYILGAGILFGFVAVLTRIIGKHLLDPNGLVLLNVPWYSVVAIAAAGGLGSWFVQSAYSTGPPDLVIAGLTVIDPIVGIAIGITILGELRPDVHAVLAIAMGTAATLAIVGVIALSRHHPEVTKRKKDVRKATGRASH
- a CDS encoding CDP-alcohol phosphatidyltransferase family protein → MRFIGAGSRPGRPHVDRDLVFTVPNLLTVLRFMGVPIFIWLVLAQKEYGLAVLVLAIMGSTDWVDGYVARRFNQASKLGRVLDPIADRLALIAVAVTLVIAGVVQWWYLAALVVPDAVLLGMSLFYFRSHPDLPVSLVGKARTGLLLLGTPLLVLSKLSIPFAGAWLVAAWVVLGLGLVGHWIAAYNYFWAIRRKGKMQTADDGGNG
- a CDS encoding phage holin family protein; this encodes MSGRHSGRTNQGLRITALPKTVKLALKLAPRQLNDEIALAKIEAKRKGKQLGVAGAFFGVAGFFLALLVTGLIVAAIMGLATIMPAWLAALLVSAVFLLIALIGGLIGLRKFKRAMPLIPEDTVRGLKHDLGIAKEGSDFDAAVLDPKSPQAKAAAEAKAAEKARAKADKEATKAAEAVDIPVATEPELRRRLKQRREHLTGVRDELGEELDVKTQAQALLGVAKHRAAEGNEKFQEARERAAERFGALSASARSGASEASLPGQLGARWKPLLALAASTAVLLALLRKLFKS
- a CDS encoding acyl-CoA dehydrogenase family protein, producing the protein MSAVETDINSLPYADGDFFFFEQLLSLKERDRLAEVRSFLAREVKPIAVDCWNRGEFPMDLIPRLAELDLVSPVRRQGYSNLFAGIVHAEVTRADTSIATFMGVHDGLFTGSIEALASREQQDAWLPDIYSLRKIGAFGLTEPLGGSDVAGGTRTTARRDGDRWILNGAKRWIGNATFSDWVVVYARDVADNQVKAFLVDTALPGFNATKIENKISLRTVQNADITLENVVMPDFFKLANANSFRDTNKVLKVTRLAVAWQAVGQQLAAFDVARRYAVERHQFGRPLASFQLVQSQLVQILGNAVSSMGMMVRLAQLEDAGQAKDEQSALAKAFTTARMRESVAIGRSLLGGNGIVTDFEMAKIFADAEAIYSYEGTHEVNTLVAGRAVTGVSAIV
- a CDS encoding glycosyltransferase, translated to MTMPDAQRPLTILIAADTYPPHVNGAAQFGYRLAKGMTARGHDVHVLACRQDKGKSFTEFRAEATVHRLRSHGVFTHEYFRVCFPWEIKKEISLLFDKVQPDVVHIQSHYMIGEHVLYEALKRGIRIVATNHFMPENLNPFLPFPQWFKDIIGKISWKDMGKVMGQADVVTTPTPLAAKAMHQHAFLRKVLPLSNGIDSAAYEPKPDEGIEPHEHPTVLFAGRLAEEKHVDVLIKAVAATPADLNVHLEIVGGGEVRPSLEALVERLGLQNRVKFLGLASDDELREAYIRADLFCMPGTAELQSLVTLEAMSASTPVLLADAMALPHLVRDGENGYLFTPNDSADLSAKITRIFRLPAEERKAMGDASRCMVEPHSIQGTLQTFEDLYYGANYEDKVV
- a CDS encoding M23 family metallopeptidase, with the protein product MRAYVMAALLLLTTAAAAPSAAPAPFALPAASPARATTPAPSGWSWPLAPRPAVLRPFDLPDKPWLSGHRGVDLGSASDGGPVTAPESGTVSFVGVVVDRPVITIDHGNGLRSSFEPVRSTLKKGASVAKGAVVGTLLAGHCGSSPCVHWGVRRGEEYLNPLSFILDLRPSVLLPLN